In Paenibacillus sp. FSL M7-0420, a single genomic region encodes these proteins:
- the gcvPA gene encoding aminomethyl-transferring glycine dehydrogenase subunit GcvPA, whose translation MKHRYLPMTEQDRAEMMETVGIQSIDELFADIPQSVRYQGTMPMSGALDEYALLRHMKGLADKNADFDTHTSFLGAGLYDHHVPVVINHVISRSEFYTAYTPYQPEISQGELQAIFEFQSYICELTGMKVANASMYDGATAFSEAAVLAAGATKRKKLIVSRTVHPEARQVLRTSANAWGLQIVEIDYADGVTDLAKLAEAIDSDTAAVLVQSPNFFGGIENLRQIEPLIHAVKGLLVVSANPIALGVLESPGRLGADIVVGDAQPLGIAASLGGPTCGFFAVAEPLMRRMPGRIVGQTVDRNGKRGFVLTLQAREQHIRREKATSNICSNQALLALCASVYLSVMGKEGMREVGELNIRKSHYAAGRLAEITGAERVFTALFFNEFVLKLPEGSSVSAVNSKLLKEGYLGGYDLSRDYPELAGHMLVAVTEKRSKTEIDEFASALEGCV comes from the coding sequence ATGAAGCACCGCTATCTGCCTATGACCGAGCAAGACCGTGCAGAAATGATGGAGACCGTAGGCATCCAGTCCATCGATGAGCTGTTCGCGGATATTCCGCAGTCCGTCCGCTACCAGGGAACGATGCCGATGTCCGGCGCTCTGGACGAATACGCACTGCTTCGCCATATGAAGGGTCTGGCTGACAAGAATGCCGACTTCGACACGCACACCAGCTTCCTGGGCGCCGGATTGTATGATCACCATGTTCCGGTTGTCATCAACCATGTGATTTCCCGTTCGGAATTCTATACTGCTTACACTCCTTACCAGCCGGAGATCAGTCAGGGGGAGCTTCAGGCGATCTTTGAATTCCAGTCGTATATCTGTGAGCTGACCGGAATGAAGGTTGCCAATGCCAGTATGTATGACGGCGCAACCGCCTTCTCCGAAGCGGCTGTGCTGGCCGCAGGCGCCACCAAACGCAAGAAGCTGATTGTCTCCCGTACGGTTCACCCGGAAGCGCGTCAGGTGCTTCGTACCTCCGCCAACGCCTGGGGTCTGCAAATTGTGGAGATTGACTACGCAGACGGGGTAACGGATCTCGCCAAGCTGGCCGAAGCCATTGATAGCGATACGGCCGCTGTGCTGGTTCAGTCGCCGAACTTCTTCGGCGGTATTGAGAATCTGCGCCAGATCGAGCCGCTGATCCATGCGGTCAAGGGACTGCTCGTGGTCAGCGCGAACCCGATTGCGCTCGGCGTGCTGGAATCCCCGGGAAGGCTCGGGGCAGACATCGTCGTCGGTGATGCGCAGCCGCTCGGAATTGCCGCTTCGCTCGGCGGTCCGACCTGCGGATTCTTCGCGGTGGCTGAGCCGCTGATGCGCCGGATGCCGGGCCGAATCGTCGGCCAGACGGTTGACCGGAATGGCAAGCGCGGCTTCGTGCTGACGCTGCAAGCGCGCGAACAGCATATCCGCCGTGAGAAGGCGACCTCGAATATCTGCTCCAACCAGGCACTCTTGGCACTGTGCGCTTCCGTCTACTTGTCCGTAATGGGCAAGGAGGGCATGCGTGAGGTTGGTGAGCTGAACATCCGCAAGAGCCATTATGCCGCTGGGCGGCTGGCTGAAATCACTGGCGCAGAGCGCGTCTTCACTGCCCTATTCTTCAATGAATTCGTCCTGAAGCTCCCGGAGGGCAGCAGTGTGAGTGCAGTTAACTCCAAGCTGCTGAAGGAAGGCTATCTGGGCGGCTATGACTTAAGCCGGGATTATCCCGAGCTGGCCGGACATATGCTGGTGGCCGTAACGGAGAAACGAAGCAAGACCGAAATTGACGAATTCGCAAGCGCACTGGAGGGCTGTGTATGA
- the gcvPB gene encoding aminomethyl-transferring glycine dehydrogenase subunit GcvPB has product MKPEQSLIFELSRPGRSAYSLPLCDVPQGEALGSLIPEGLLRSEPVVLPEVSEVDVIRHYTALSRRNFGVDNGFYPLGSCTMKYNPKINEDVARFPGLSKIHPYQPEESIQGALELMYTLQKDLAALTGMDAVSLQPAAGAHGEWTGLMMIRAYHESRGEVRTKVIVPDSSHGTNPASAAAAGLDTVTIPSNDKGMVDLEALKAAVGSDTAALMLTNPSTLGLFETQIVEIAAIVHEAGGLLYYDGANSNAIMGITRPGDMGFDVVHLNLHKTMSTPHGGGGPGAGPVGVKAKLIPFLPQPTVAQNEDGSFTLDCGGPESIGRVKAFYGNFGILVRAYAYIRTYGPDGLREVSENAVLNANYMMHRLAPYFEIPFPGVCKHEFVMSGKNLKQYGVRTLDVAKRLLDFGYHPPTVYFPLTVEECMMIEPTETESKETLDGFIETMIRIVKEAEETPEIVINAPHTTEISRLDETQAARKPVLNCSCG; this is encoded by the coding sequence ATGAAACCGGAACAAAGTCTGATTTTTGAATTAAGCCGTCCCGGCCGCTCGGCCTACTCCCTGCCTCTGTGTGATGTGCCGCAGGGCGAGGCCCTTGGCTCACTCATTCCCGAAGGGCTGCTGCGCAGTGAGCCGGTCGTACTGCCGGAGGTATCGGAAGTGGATGTCATCCGCCACTATACCGCCCTGTCCCGCCGCAACTTCGGAGTCGATAACGGCTTCTATCCGCTTGGCTCCTGCACGATGAAATACAACCCCAAGATCAACGAGGATGTCGCCCGCTTCCCGGGACTCTCCAAGATCCATCCGTACCAGCCGGAAGAGAGCATCCAGGGGGCGCTTGAACTGATGTACACGCTGCAAAAGGATCTCGCCGCCCTGACCGGCATGGATGCCGTATCCCTGCAGCCCGCTGCCGGCGCCCATGGCGAGTGGACCGGCCTGATGATGATCCGCGCCTACCATGAGAGCCGCGGCGAGGTCCGCACCAAGGTCATCGTGCCGGATTCCTCGCACGGGACCAACCCGGCGAGCGCAGCAGCAGCGGGACTGGATACCGTGACCATCCCCTCCAACGACAAGGGAATGGTTGATCTCGAAGCGCTGAAGGCGGCGGTTGGCAGCGACACCGCTGCGCTGATGCTCACGAACCCGAGTACCCTCGGACTCTTCGAGACGCAGATTGTCGAGATCGCGGCGATTGTCCATGAAGCGGGCGGCCTGCTCTATTATGACGGAGCGAACTCCAACGCGATTATGGGCATCACCCGGCCGGGCGATATGGGCTTCGATGTGGTGCATCTCAACCTGCACAAGACGATGAGTACGCCGCACGGCGGCGGAGGTCCGGGAGCCGGACCAGTCGGTGTGAAGGCGAAGCTGATCCCGTTCCTGCCGCAGCCTACGGTGGCCCAGAACGAAGACGGCAGCTTCACGCTGGACTGCGGCGGGCCGGAATCGATCGGCCGCGTCAAAGCCTTTTACGGCAACTTCGGGATTCTCGTCCGTGCATATGCCTATATCCGCACCTACGGTCCCGACGGCCTGCGTGAGGTGTCCGAGAACGCTGTGCTGAACGCCAACTATATGATGCACCGGCTGGCTCCTTACTTCGAGATTCCCTTCCCGGGGGTCTGCAAGCATGAATTCGTGATGTCCGGCAAGAACCTTAAGCAGTACGGTGTACGTACCCTCGATGTAGCCAAACGGCTGCTTGACTTCGGCTATCATCCGCCAACCGTCTACTTCCCACTGACGGTAGAGGAATGTATGATGATTGAGCCGACCGAGACCGAGAGCAAGGAGACGCTCGACGGCTTCATTGAGACCATGATCCGAATCGTCAAGGAAGCCGAGGAGACGCCGGAGATTGTCATTAATGCACCGCATACGACTGAAATCAGCCGCCTGGATGAGACGCAGGCCGCGCGTAAGCCGGTACTTAACTGCTCCTGCGGTTAA
- a CDS encoding LuxR C-terminal-related transcriptional regulator: MPGDLEASELEAFRPLDATQVDVQSGMSVAGSSEESREHIYHRAMIASIRSEMNKLSQLLSIPYVVFLTDKAGTILELVYSSSETQAEMEQAELRPGVSLSRQQAGMNAVSLAMEMNCIGVVRGTEHTDQTFRDWNCVCAPLQDHDTVYGYVDISFNRGEPIEFAIPFVQQIAENIMEKWMEKNPEMQQYRLESTLLEYKLTAREQEVARLWLMEKSALHIGSDLGISEGTVRNMLKSIYSKMRVNDRFQFVKRLTP, encoded by the coding sequence ATGCCTGGAGATTTAGAAGCAAGCGAACTTGAAGCCTTCCGGCCGCTGGATGCAACCCAAGTTGATGTCCAGAGCGGAATGTCCGTGGCGGGTTCTTCTGAAGAATCCAGGGAGCATATCTATCATAGAGCTATGATTGCTTCCATCCGCAGTGAAATGAACAAATTAAGCCAGCTGCTCTCCATTCCTTATGTGGTGTTCCTGACGGACAAGGCGGGGACCATTCTGGAGCTGGTCTATTCTTCTTCGGAGACGCAGGCCGAGATGGAGCAGGCGGAGCTGCGTCCGGGGGTCAGCTTAAGCAGGCAGCAGGCGGGAATGAATGCCGTATCGCTGGCGATGGAGATGAACTGCATCGGGGTGGTGCGGGGGACGGAGCATACGGATCAGACCTTCCGCGACTGGAACTGTGTATGCGCTCCCTTGCAGGATCATGATACCGTTTACGGATATGTTGATATTTCTTTTAATAGAGGAGAGCCTATTGAATTCGCCATTCCCTTCGTGCAGCAGATTGCTGAGAATATCATGGAGAAGTGGATGGAGAAGAACCCGGAGATGCAGCAGTACCGGCTTGAATCCACATTGCTGGAGTATAAGCTGACCGCGCGGGAGCAGGAGGTAGCGAGGCTGTGGCTGATGGAGAAGAGTGCGCTGCATATCGGAAGCGATCTGGGAATCAGTGAAGGCACCGTGCGCAATATGCTGAAGAGCATCTATAGTAAAATGCGGGTGAATGACCGCTTCCAGTTCGTGAAGCGGCTTACGCCGTAG
- a CDS encoding ABC transporter ATP-binding protein, which yields MIEAKGLSKSFMQAVKEPGLKGAVKHLFLPRHIEKVAVKPLDLRIEAGETVAYVGPNGAGKSTTIKMLTGILMPSSGSISVNGINPYRKRMENAAQIGAVFGQRTQLWWDIPIAESFSLLKDIYQIPDALYRKNMDLFTDMLGMSEFIHLSARKLSLGQRMRADLAAALLHNPPILYLDEPTIGLDVSVKEKIRGFIKQINQEQQTTVMLTTHDLGDIEDLCKRLVIIDHGAIIYDGTLSEVKARFAKNRVIFFQVRSPMPELYELLEQSPGLKLEQQSSQEFSVTFDRYEYTASEVVSRVMKHGEVLDFRMEDTHIEQVIKAVYDGHLDLNEHRGARGQAHHDDSSPA from the coding sequence ATGATTGAAGCCAAAGGGCTGAGTAAGTCCTTCATGCAGGCGGTGAAGGAGCCGGGCCTTAAGGGGGCGGTGAAGCATCTCTTCCTGCCCAGGCATATTGAGAAGGTGGCGGTCAAGCCGCTGGACCTGAGGATCGAAGCGGGGGAGACGGTGGCCTACGTGGGACCGAACGGCGCCGGTAAATCGACTACCATCAAGATGCTGACCGGCATTCTGATGCCTTCCTCCGGGAGTATCTCGGTGAACGGGATTAATCCGTACCGCAAAAGAATGGAAAACGCCGCCCAGATCGGCGCAGTCTTCGGGCAGCGCACCCAGCTGTGGTGGGATATTCCGATTGCCGAGTCCTTCTCGCTGCTGAAGGATATCTATCAGATTCCGGATGCCCTCTACAGGAAGAACATGGACTTGTTCACCGACATGCTCGGGATGAGCGAATTCATCCACCTGTCCGCACGTAAGCTCTCGCTGGGTCAGCGCATGCGTGCCGATCTGGCCGCAGCCCTGCTGCATAATCCGCCGATTCTGTATCTCGATGAGCCGACGATTGGCCTTGATGTATCTGTGAAGGAGAAGATCCGCGGGTTCATTAAGCAGATCAACCAGGAGCAGCAGACGACCGTGATGCTGACGACCCATGACCTGGGCGACATTGAGGACCTGTGCAAGCGGCTGGTCATTATCGATCACGGCGCGATTATTTATGACGGTACGCTGAGCGAGGTCAAGGCCCGTTTTGCCAAAAACCGGGTCATCTTCTTCCAGGTACGCTCCCCCATGCCGGAATTGTACGAGCTGCTGGAGCAGAGCCCCGGGCTGAAGCTGGAACAGCAGAGCAGCCAGGAGTTCTCGGTCACCTTTGACCGGTATGAATATACCGCCAGTGAAGTGGTTAGCCGGGTGATGAAGCATGGGGAGGTACTCGATTTCCGCATGGAGGATACCCACATTGAGCAGGTCATTAAAGCTGTCTATGACGGTCATCTGGACTTGAACGAGCACCGGGGAGCAAGGGGGCAGGCGCACCATGACGACAGCAGCCCGGCTTAA
- a CDS encoding ABC transporter permease: protein MTTAARLNKYRSIANRSLQNVMAYRNSYIINLLANSINLVAIFFLWQGIYGGREAVGGYSWDQMKTYLLVTFLANSVLSWYSETAISGKILDGSVAMDLLKPIDFQTARFAETLGASLLEGAMSTVLLIVFATFLTGVTFPHSPIVYLLFAVSLLCAVVVKFGVVYLAALLCFWSTGSLGIVWTRIALTNLLSGALVPLAFFPDWLEKLALLLPFQAIIHTPTMIFLQQADTWESLRLIGLQLFWGAGLWMAGKAMWNWAVRQVTIHGG from the coding sequence ATGACGACAGCAGCCCGGCTTAACAAATACAGAAGTATTGCCAATCGTTCTCTGCAAAATGTGATGGCCTACCGGAACTCCTATATCATTAATTTACTGGCGAACTCGATTAATCTCGTAGCGATCTTCTTCCTCTGGCAGGGAATCTATGGCGGGCGCGAGGCGGTGGGCGGTTACTCCTGGGATCAGATGAAGACCTATCTGCTGGTGACCTTCCTGGCTAATTCCGTCTTATCCTGGTATTCCGAGACTGCCATTTCCGGCAAAATCCTGGACGGCAGCGTCGCCATGGACCTGCTGAAGCCGATTGATTTCCAGACGGCCCGATTCGCCGAGACCTTGGGTGCGAGCCTGCTGGAGGGGGCGATGAGTACGGTTCTGCTGATCGTGTTCGCCACCTTCCTTACCGGAGTGACCTTCCCCCACTCGCCGATCGTCTATCTGCTGTTTGCGGTTAGTCTGCTCTGCGCGGTTGTGGTCAAATTCGGCGTGGTCTATCTGGCGGCTCTCTTATGCTTCTGGTCGACGGGTTCACTGGGGATTGTCTGGACGCGGATTGCGCTCACTAACCTGCTGTCGGGCGCGCTGGTGCCATTGGCCTTCTTCCCGGACTGGCTGGAAAAGCTGGCGCTGCTGCTGCCCTTCCAGGCCATCATTCATACGCCGACGATGATCTTCCTGCAACAGGCAGATACGTGGGAAAGCCTGCGGCTGATCGGCCTTCAGCTCTTTTGGGGGGCAGGGCTCTGGATGGCGGGCAAAGCCATGTGGAACTGGGCGGTCCGCCAGGTGACCATTCATGGGGGCTAA
- a CDS encoding ABC transporter permease has product MKISQMLYLYRRLYVQQLKAILEYNKDFYILMCSAALTQVLGFVFLWVIYDRIPDIQGWQFWEVTFMYAMIFLTEGAGSLFFEGSWRLGRLVNTGELDRYLLRPVPVVLQVFCTGIGINGLGNLLIGGVIIWQSLVHSPIHWTTGKAAILILLFVTAVIIRVSINLMGNSAAFWIRNAGNAFPLMVHNLSDLAKYPITLFPQAIRIFISTVLPYAFISFYPATYIFGKSGWSGWWLLAPVAAIGSAAAAYGVFRYGLSRYESTGN; this is encoded by the coding sequence ATGAAAATATCGCAAATGCTCTATCTCTATAGAAGGCTGTATGTGCAGCAGCTTAAGGCGATTCTGGAGTATAATAAAGACTTTTACATCCTGATGTGTTCGGCAGCCTTGACGCAGGTATTGGGGTTCGTGTTCCTGTGGGTGATCTATGACCGGATTCCGGATATTCAGGGCTGGCAGTTCTGGGAGGTCACCTTCATGTACGCTATGATCTTCCTGACGGAGGGGGCGGGTTCGCTGTTCTTCGAGGGCAGCTGGAGGCTGGGCAGGCTGGTCAACACAGGAGAGCTGGACCGTTATCTGCTGCGGCCGGTGCCGGTGGTTCTTCAGGTGTTCTGCACAGGGATTGGGATTAACGGACTCGGCAATCTGCTCATCGGCGGGGTCATCATCTGGCAGTCGCTTGTGCACAGCCCCATCCACTGGACTACGGGCAAGGCCGCCATTCTTATCCTGTTATTCGTCACAGCGGTCATTATCCGGGTATCCATTAACCTCATGGGTAACTCGGCGGCCTTCTGGATTCGCAATGCCGGGAATGCATTCCCGCTAATGGTGCATAATCTGTCCGATCTGGCCAAATATCCGATTACCCTGTTTCCGCAGGCGATCCGCATCTTCATTTCGACGGTGCTGCCCTATGCGTTCATCAGCTTCTACCCGGCAACCTATATTTTCGGCAAAAGCGGCTGGTCCGGCTGGTGGCTCCTCGCCCCTGTCGCGGCTATCGGAAGCGCGGCTGCGGCTTACGGGGTCTTCCGGTACGGGCTGTCCCGGTATGAGAGTACGGGGAACTGA